CCAGAACCTAAGCATCTACTCCCCGCAGGTTTGTTTGTCATCGtcacagggtgacagggtgacattGTGTGCCAGTCCTGCGTTGTGACGGGTGAAGCGCCACGGTAGCAGGTTTCTCTTTGCGTCCTCAGTTCTCCAAGCTGTACCACGGGGCCAAGCGCGCCGaccaccctccacacatctTCGCCTCGGCTGACGCCGCGTACCAGGGCATGGTGACCTTCAGCAAGGAccaggtagggaggggagggagagctgcGTACCAGGGCATGGTGACCTTCAGCAGGGaccaggtggggagggagagctgcGTACCAGGGCATGGTGACCTTCAGCAGGGACCAGGTGGGGAGGGACAGCTGTGTACCAGGGCATGGTGACCTTCAGCAGGGACCAGGTGGGGAGGGACAGCTGTGTACCAGGGCATGGTGACCTTCAGCAAGGaccaggtagggagggagaacgTTACTATGTGGGGGCTACACCCGTTGTACAGACTGTTGTACAGCTCCTGATCATGGTAGACGATGTGTCGTATTCTGTGTGTAGTATCAATAAAGTGCTATtctactctgctctcctctactttactctgctctgctttattctgctctactctattccaatctgctctgctctactctgatgtattctgctctactctgctctactctactctattctACTATATTCTACTCTGATGTATTCattcagacatttacatttagtcatttagcagacgctcttatccagagcgacttacagtaagaacagggacattccccccgaggcaagtagggtgaagtgcctttcccaaggacacaacgtcattttgcacagccagaatCAAACCGCCAACCTTCTGTctaatagcccgattccataaccgctcagccatctgacccccattctgctctactctactctgatgtgttctgctctactctgatgtattctgctctactctgatgtgttctgctctactctgatgtgttctgctctactctgatgtgttctgctctactctgatgtgttctgctctactctgatgtgttctgctctactctgatgtgttctgctctactctgatgtgttctgctctactctgatgtgttctgctctactctgatGTGTTCTGCTCTACTCCCTTGTGGGTTAGTGTATCATCATCAGTGGGGAGAGTGGAGCAGGGAAGACAGAGAGCGCCCACTTGATTGTCCAGCATCTCACCTTCCTGGGGAAGGTACATCACTGCTCACAGACAGGCCCAGCCTCACAGTCCCTCTCCGAGGTTTGTTTACAGCGCTGAGCTACGTGGATCGACGGGCCGTCTGACAGATGACCTGTGATCGCAGGCTAACAACCGGATGCTGAGAGAGAAGATCCTGCAGGTGAATCCCCTAGTGGAGGCTTTCGGGAACGCGTGCACCGCCATTAACGACAACTCCAGCCGCTTTGGCAAGTACCTGGAGATGAAGTTCACCCCCTCCGGAGCCGTCATGGGGGCCAAGATCTCCGAGTACCTCCTGGAGAAATCCCGAGTCATCAAACAGGCCACGTGAGTGAGGCtagctccagcacccctccccaggccacgtgagtgaggctagctccagcacccctccccaggccacgtgagtgaggctagctccagcacccctccccaggccacgtgagtgaggctagctccagcacccctccccaggccacgtgagtgaggctagctccagcacccctccccaggccacgtgagtgaggctagctccagcacccctccccaggccacgtgagtgaggctagctccagcacccctccccaggccacgtgagtgaggctagctccagcacccctccccaggccacgtgagtgaggctagctccagcacccctccccaggccacgtgagtgaggctagctccagcacccctccccaggccacgtgagtgaggctagctccagcacccctccccaggccacgtgagtgaggctagctccagcacccctccccaggccacgtgagtgaggctagctccagcacccctccccaggccacgtgagtgaggctagctccagcacccctccccaggccacgtgagtgaggctagctccagcacccctccccaggccacgtgagtgaggctagctccagcacccctccccaggccacgtgagtgaggctagctccagcacccctccccaggccacgtgagtgaggctagctccagcacccctccccaggccacgtgagtgaggctagctccagcacccctccccaggccacgtgagtgaggctagctccagcacccctccccaggccacgtgagtgaggctagctccagcacccctccccaggccacgtgagtgaggctagctccagcacccctccccaggccacgtgagtgaggctagctccagcacccctccccaggccacgtgagtgaggctagctccagcacccctccccaggccacgtgagtgaggctagctccagcacccctccccaggccacgtgagtgaggctagctccagcacccctccccaggccacgtgagtgaggctagctccagcacccctccccaggccacgtgagtgaggctagctccagcacccctccccaggccacgtgagtgaggctagctccagcacccctccccaggccacgtgagtgaggctagctccagcacccctccccaggccacgtgagtgaggctagctccagcacccctccccaggccacgtgagtgaggctagctccagcacccctccccaggccacGTGAGTGAGGCTATCTCCAGCACCCCTCGTGGTCCTCCCCAGGCCACGTGAGTGAGGCTAGCTCCAGCACCCCTCGTGGTCCTCCCCAGGCCACGTGAGTGAGGCTAGCTCCAGCACCCCTCGTGGTCCTCCCCAGGCCACGTGAGTGAGGCTAGCTCCAGCACCCCTCGTGGTCCTCCCCAGGCCACGTGAGTGAGGCTAGCTCCAGCACCCCTCGTGGTCAGGCCACGTGAGTGAGGCTAGCTCCAGCACCCCTCGTGGTCCTCCCCAGGCCACGTGAGTGAGGCTAGCTCCAGCACCCCTCGTGGTCCTCCCCAGCACACTTACTCTTTGACCGTACTATAACTCACAGTTCTTCTTTTGTTTGACCCAAAGCGGGGAGAAAAACTTCCACATATTTTACTACATCTATGCTGGGCTGTACCACCAAGGCAAACTGAAGCACTACAGCCTGCCTGACAGGAAGCCCCCCAGGTGAGCACGCCTGAGAGggcgccccctgctgccccGAGGGCTCTTAACACCTGCTCGACCTGAAGCAGGTCTCAGTGAGGATCTCTGTGTCCCAGGTACATCAATAACGAGCATGGCCGGGCGATGCAGGACATCGTGTCCAACAAGCTGTACCAGGAGCAGTTTGACGCCATTCAGGACTGCTTCCGCATCATCGGCTTCACAGACGAGGTCACAGAAGCTTCCGGCTCATctgaaacactgccctccttacATTTCATAAATTCAACAAATTCAACTGGAATTGTCCACGCACTTTTGAATGTCGATCCTTGTCTTGACATGGCgctattttttttctccctccttgttttttttgttgttgtaggaggtgaACTCGGTGTACAGGATTCTCTGTGCCATTTTAAATACAGGAAACATTGAATTCGCTGCCATCACATCCCAACACCAGACAGATAAGAGCGAAGTGCCGAACCCTGAACCCCTGGAGAACGGTGAGGCCTCTGTTCAGCTGGCAACCTTTCTAGTGTCTCCAAACTGGAACGGAAGGATTGTCATTGAAAAGTCAAAATCTCCCATATATGCTGGTTCAGTCAGAGAATATAGTATCAGAAGAATGAATCTCTGATCAGAGTGAAACAGGGTTTCACCGCAGTACAGATGTTGTGGATTAGCTGTTATGAGCGAAATGAGATTCATCCATCACCGTCTGCCTCAGCGGCGGCGCTCCTGAGCATCGGCCCCGAGGAGCTGCAGGAGGCCCTGACCTCGCACTGCGTGGTGACCCGGGGCGAGACCATCATCCGCACCAACACGGTGGACAAGGCCACCGACGTGCGGGACGCCATGTCCAAGGCCCTGTACGGACGGCTGTTCAGCTGGATAGTCAACCGCATCaacgccctcctccagcccgacACCAACATCTGGTGAGCACGCACGCCGCCCCGCCCGgtgcctccctctgtccttgGGACGCAGAGCTCCCCTCACTAGTTTTGTACGATCTGTGAAGCTTCGTGTGACCTTTACCTCAAGTCTGTGTAGAGCAGTGCACCCTGGGTGTGGAATATTAATGGACAAGCACAAGGAGGGAAAAGAACCGCAAAAGAAGTTTTAATAAATTTTTGATACCGAGTTGCGTGCCAAGAAAATAATATTCAGATGATTAAAAAGACTTCAGAGAGACTGTAAAGGGTTGTTCATTGATCCGTGAGAATTCCCTGATAAATGCGAGCGTAGACTGTCAGAGAATCGTCTGACTGTCTCTATCAGAGCTGCGTGCGGCCCACTGTGCCTGTCTAAACTAcaatcatctctctcctctctcttattgCCATTAATAACCTGTTAACCCAGTCTGAAGGTGACCTCTAAGACGTGCGGCTCTGTGTGCAGACAGTGGAACTGGCAAATAACAGAGAAGTGGTGATGCTGTAGCGCTGGGGTCCGAACTCTGCACTTAGTCTGAAAGACAGTTTTTTCGTTTACATAACTGTTACAAAAAGAGTTGCATTTGTTGATGAATTTAGAGTATTTTCTGGATCCAAAATAAGTTTTATTTAAAGTGAATTTCTCTACTAAAGTAGAATAGGCCATTATAATTATTCTATTCTGTATTCCAGATATTCTTTCTATTTGGGTTGAACTTGGTTTATCATGAAAATTTGATCAGCTCTTGTGGTTGCTTGGGATTTACTCACAgaaaaataagtgtgtgtgtccccttttTCTCCTTTGAAGTGCCGCGGAAAGTGGAATGAATGTGGGAATCTTGGACATCTTTGGATTTGAGAACTTCAAGAAAAACTCCTTTGAGCAGCTGTGCATCAACATTGCCAACGAACAGATTCAGTTTTACTTCAACCAGCATATCTTTGCCCTTGAGCAGGTGGGTGTTTAGAAGGGCTGGGTTATTGAAGATGAATTGCCTCTTGAACTCAGAGTAGGAGGGCAGTCCATTACATAGCAATGAACACATTTACACAACAATAGCCTTACATGCCCTTTTGTTGCACTGCATAATGGGGATCTTTTTTCTCTACCATTGTTAACAAAAAAGCCTCTTGATATTCTAAGCCTTGTTAATTTTCAATCATTGTTTACTAAAAGCGTCTCAATATTCTAAGCCTGGATAATTAATCACATTTCTGGTGGCTAAAATACTATAATTCATTATATTTTACTCCTGCTCTAGCTGCACATTGACATTGAAATGATTTTGCCTTCCACACTCTGGAAATCATTTTCTTAATTGATTTATTGAAGTTGTTTACTCTGAAGAAGCTCTTCATTTTCCTTGACGTCATGTTACAGACATGACTCAAAGGCTGTTTTTGCTGTAATGTGTTTTGTCTTAATGTGCCTTCCAGCCTTCTCAGAAATCCTGTTATTATTATGAGCTGGCCTTCATTAGCTTACTAACATCAAATAACTTAAGAGGTGAACGTGGCCAATGTCTTTTGTCGTCTACGTATCCAGGAATATCTTTAGGCCGTACTATAGTACCTCATATATCAAGTCCTCTTCATGTTAGTGTCTCTCTCTGGAACCTTAGTAGTGAACTTGCCTCTATGGGTTCTCGTGATACAGACATATTAGCTGCCTTCGATAAAGGGTTAGTGCTTAGCGGGAAAGGGATTTTTTTGTAAAAGGAATATGGCTTCCATCCAGTGGTACACAGAAGCTTATTATTCCAAGTTAATCACTTAAACATGAGCCATGTTTAGATCCATTGGTTCCGCTTTATtagtcaaatatatatttaaaagaaCTTTTTGATCTGAATTAAGCAGATGCAATAATATGATATGACTCTGGGTTATTTGCAAATTGAAATAAATTATAGATTAGTAAGTGGCTCTATTTGTTATTTCCGAAAAGGCTCTGTATAATACATACAGCGACAGCCTCTTATTATAAACCTCAGTCACAGAATTGGAACTCTCTGCACATGCAGCTGAGGCACCAGTACTGGTGCCTCccaaacacccacacatcacATTCAGCACACTGTTTAAGTGGGTTATTTAGGGAAATCATTAACTGAAGGTTGTTCTACATTCGCGGGCTCTAATTAGATGGAGTACCAGAGCGAGGGAGTGGATGCCAGCCTGGTGGAGTACGAGGACAACAGGCCCATCCTGGACATGTTCCTCCAGAAGCCCATGggcctgctgtctctgctggacGAGGAGAGCCGCTTCCCCCAGGCCACAGACCAGACCTTAGTGGGTAAGAGTCACTGACCAGACCTTAGTGGGTAAGAGTCACTGACCAGACCTTAGTGGGTAAGAGTCACTGACCAGACCTTAGTGGGTAAGAGTCACTGACCAGACCTTAGTGGGTAAGAGTCACTGACCAGACCTTAGTGGGTAAGAGTCACTGACCAGACCTTAGTGGGTAAGAGTCACTGACCAGACCTTAGTGGGTAAGAGTCACTGACCAGACCTTAGTGGGTAAGAGCCACTGACCAGACCTTAGTGGGTAAGAGCCACTGACCAGACCTTAGTGGGTAAGAGTCACTGACCAGACCTTAGTGGGTAAGAGTCACTGACCAGACCTTAGTGGGTAAGAGTCACTGACCAGACCTTAGTGGGTAAGAGTCACTGACCAGACCTTAGTGGGTAAGAGTCACTGACCAGACCTTAGTGGGTAAGAGTCACTGACCAGACCTTAGTGGGTAAGAGTCACTGACCAGACCTTAGTGGGAACCCATGGTCCTCTTTCTACCAGGACGGATGTGTTTACACCTGTGTGGAAGAAAGTCCTTTAAGTTGGATGTGTTATAATGCATCCTCATGTATTCTGCTGTACTTGGGGCGTGTGTTATAATGCATCCTCACGTATTCTGCTGTACTTGGGGCGCCCCTGTGGCTCACCAGGTAGAGGACAAGGACAAGGTTTTACCGtagcggcccgggttcgattccaccccgggccctttgctgcatgtcatcccctcctctctctgcctgcgctccctgtctttctcaaaCTGTCATTATAAAGAAAGCAGAAAACGCTTCCCCAAAATCCTGCTAAACTAAATGTTTCCTCCTAGTCCAGGAACAGGTCTTGACATCCTCTTTAAAGTGTTGTTTAAAGTATGAAGGGCCTGTTAAGCAGCACAGTTAAAACTTCCAAATGTGTCCTCTCTTCTGTCCAGATAAATTTGAGGACAATCTGCGCTACAAGTACTTCTGGAGACCGAAGCGTCTGGAGCTTTGCTTTGGCATTCAGCACTACGCGGGAAAGGTACAGTATCGTAGCGCTATTAGGTTTTCTATTTATAAGATGAATCACCCGTGAGGAGATCAAACCGAATGACCATCGATGATACATTTTTGTGATAAATCAGTGATGCATTTAAAAGAGTGCTGAGCATAAGTCCGGCGGATTCCAAGTCGCTGActaaatgactgtgtgtgtgcaggtcttgTACAACGTCAACGGCTTCCTGGAGAAGAACCGAGACACGCTCCCGGCAGACATCGTGGTGCTCCTGAGAACCTCAGAGAACAAGCTTCTGCAGCAGCTGTTCTCCAGCCCCCTGACCAAAACCGGTGAGAATGTTCCCCAGGTCATCTTCTGGATGCTTGTTAGATGCAAATGTGTTCATaaaaatcccccccaaaaatataGGACATGTGTATAGTAACAACGTGTCTACTCTAGGGAGTCAGgttgctgagcggttagggaatcgggctagtaatcagaaggttgctggttcgatccctggctctgcaaaatgacgttgtgtccttgggcaaggcacttcaccctacttgcctcggggggaatgtccctgtacttactgtaagtcgctctggataagagcgtctgctaaatgactaaatgtaaatgtactctaaACGAGTATTAAGGAGTGTTATTTTAGCACTGCCATCATTCCTAAAACAACTCGAATGCAGTTCACTGGAAACTTTGATCATTTCTCTACACTGAGTAGCAGCCTCCTGGCCAGACATGGcggtctgagagtgtgtgtgcctgctgttGTTCACTGCTCCATGAATGTTCAGGTAAGTCGGTTTCTTAAAGACTCCTCTGAAGGGGCTGGTGTGGTCCCCCTCCACGCggagcctctcctctctctgggagATAAGTCTGCCGTCTCCCATTATCTCCTCCGAGGCTCAGCTCTCAGCGCAGGGCTCTGTTTTTATTTTCACTAAGCTGTCCCCCTTGGTTTCCCGCCGCTCTCTGCTATCTGCAGATTGGGGGTGCAGCGGGATATTTCCGTGATAAGGTTTCTAAATACCCAGGGGATGAATAGACGCTATTTAGAGATCACAATAGCGAGTGTTCCTCAGTCTCTTCCTGGCTGGGTGCAGTAGGAGATGAGGGGGATGTTCTCGCCATCAGCCCAGGCTGGGGCCTCGTGGTCACT
The DNA window shown above is from Osmerus eperlanus chromosome 3, fOsmEpe2.1, whole genome shotgun sequence and carries:
- the LOC134017042 gene encoding myosin-IIIb-like, which produces MRDDRLHAGGKHCTVQIGGRDFPPKHGGHGDGDHVVQRRGGGREAISAPDSDTLERIPASASSLYRDDPWRKQLCKMLRCLIKDFETRPSVTHLLEHPFIKQAHGKELPLGQQLSSLLRQQQEAQKSCKTKTKHERINTRKTLIIESSPDDDLVNLEVLDEETIITHLHRRYDELQIYTYVGDILIALNPFQNLSIYSPQFSKLYHGAKRADHPPHIFASADAAYQGMVTFSKDQGMVTFSKDQCIIISGESGAGKTESAHLIVQHLTFLGKANNRMLREKILQVNPLVEAFGNACTAINDNSSRFGKYLEMKFTPSGAVMGAKISEYLLEKSRVIKQATGEKNFHIFYYIYAGLYHQGKLKHYSLPDRKPPRYINNEHGRAMQDIVSNKLYQEQFDAIQDCFRIIGFTDEEVNSVYRILCAILNTGNIEFAAITSQHQTDKSEVPNPEPLENAAALLSIGPEELQEALTSHCVVTRGETIIRTNTVDKATDVRDAMSKALYGRLFSWIVNRINALLQPDTNICAAESGMNVGILDIFGFENFKKNSFEQLCINIANEQIQFYFNQHIFALEQMEYQSEGVDASLVEYEDNRPILDMFLQKPMGLLSLLDEESRFPQATDQTLVDKFEDNLRYKYFWRPKRLELCFGIQHYAGKVLYNVNGFLEKNRDTLPADIVVLLRTSENKLLQQLFSSPLTKTGNLATSRARVTAASRSLPPQLNSGRNKVDTMEMMRHPEETTNMRRQTVASYFRYSLMDLLSKMVVGQPHFVRCIKPNDDRQALRFCKERVLLQLRYTGILETVAIRRQGYSHRILFQEFVNRYYYLAFRAHQMPDTSLENAVVILERAKLENWVVGKTKVFLKYYHVEQLNLLLREVIARVVVLQAYTKGWLGARRYRREKARRNTGAIVIQSGRAGPCAALHMFRAGEFVFTQHMGMSVIKEVCATQESSS